The following proteins come from a genomic window of Geomonas sp. RF6:
- a CDS encoding SMP-30/gluconolactonase/LRE family protein, whose translation MRPHTPKRRHRIFAGALLLLTVLSCLAGCASAPVAERSQSPELLWPPPPSQARIAWVREISDYRSVGISKGFWSRVVEVLVGEETESRIGKPYGVYADPDRIFIVDVGRACVHLLDMKHKKYSVIGEGKDAVLRSPIGVTEDDRGNVYITDSGSGLIYRYNLEEKKLRPFTPFKIGRPTGIAFSRKNRHLYVSDTLNHRVLVLDLGGTYVSHIGERGHLPGQLNFPTDLFVDKEGEVYVTDALNSRVQIFSPEGALLKYFGKAGDTSGYMSKPKGVAVDSDGHIYVADAMFSAVQIFDRSGRTLLDFGQHGTRPGEFWMPSGIYIDKDDYIYVADSYNRRVQVFRYLKENAAEPKK comes from the coding sequence ATGAGACCGCATACGCCGAAGCGCAGGCACCGGATCTTTGCCGGAGCGCTCCTTCTTTTGACCGTCCTCTCCTGCCTTGCCGGATGCGCTAGCGCGCCGGTAGCGGAGAGGTCCCAGTCCCCGGAGCTGCTGTGGCCCCCGCCTCCGAGCCAGGCCCGCATCGCCTGGGTAAGGGAGATCTCCGACTATCGCAGCGTGGGGATCAGCAAGGGGTTCTGGAGCCGGGTCGTGGAGGTGCTGGTGGGGGAGGAAACGGAGTCCCGCATCGGCAAGCCGTACGGGGTGTATGCAGATCCCGACCGCATCTTCATCGTCGACGTGGGGCGCGCCTGCGTGCACCTGCTGGACATGAAGCACAAGAAGTACAGCGTCATCGGGGAAGGGAAGGATGCGGTCCTGCGCTCGCCGATCGGGGTCACGGAGGACGATCGCGGCAACGTGTACATCACCGATTCCGGCTCCGGGCTCATCTACCGCTACAACCTGGAGGAGAAGAAGCTTCGCCCCTTCACCCCCTTCAAGATCGGCCGCCCGACCGGGATCGCCTTCAGCAGGAAGAACCGCCACCTCTACGTCTCGGACACGCTGAACCACCGCGTGCTCGTCCTCGATCTGGGGGGGACGTACGTGTCGCATATCGGGGAGCGGGGGCACCTCCCCGGGCAGCTCAATTTCCCCACCGACCTCTTCGTGGACAAGGAAGGGGAGGTGTACGTGACGGACGCGCTCAACTCGCGGGTCCAGATCTTCTCCCCCGAGGGGGCGCTTCTCAAGTACTTCGGGAAGGCTGGGGACACCTCCGGTTACATGTCAAAGCCGAAGGGGGTGGCGGTGGACAGCGACGGGCACATCTACGTCGCGGACGCCATGTTCAGCGCCGTGCAGATCTTCGACCGCTCGGGGCGCACCCTCCTCGATTTCGGTCAGCACGGCACGCGCCCCGGGGAGTTCTGGATGCCCTCGGGGATCTATATCGACAAGGACGACTACATCTACGTTGCGGACTCGTACAACAGGCGGGTCCAGGTCTTCAGGTATCTGAAGGAGAACGCGGCTGAGCCGAAGAAGTAA
- a CDS encoding cytochrome c3 family protein, which produces MKTFRTLFTVLAWLSPLCAHPAFAGGCVTSTCHPDIAAFKKLHSPVKDGDCTSCHVQRVKEHPLKGGKSFELAAKGASLCSSCHDGMVKKKFVHVPVKEGECLSCHNPHGAAERYLMDVGDDKTALCLNCHDEAPFKEKWMHGPAAVGSCTECHDPHDAAEKKLLKGSVRDLCLKCHADFSHTLKGAPVTHPPVKEGPCTACHNPHGTPVSMFLNDKMPDLCVGCHKGIGKKAEEAKVPHKPLKKEGGCSNCHSSHYSNAKGLLAQDEKSTCLNCHGTDTLGKPPLRNIKKEIAGKKYVHGPIQKGQCKACHDPHGSDNFRMLIGGYPEPLYVPYKAGSYDVCLKCHEKNMLSYPDTTIYTKFRNGNRNLHYVHVSNVRKGRTCRVCHAAHASNGERLLHVEGMTFGEWKIPINFKITPNGGSCAPGCHRAFVYDRVTPQDYRK; this is translated from the coding sequence ATGAAGACATTTCGTACTCTTTTCACCGTGCTTGCCTGGCTCTCCCCCCTTTGCGCCCACCCCGCCTTTGCCGGCGGGTGTGTCACCTCTACCTGTCACCCCGACATCGCCGCCTTCAAGAAGCTGCACTCCCCCGTGAAGGACGGGGACTGCACCTCGTGCCACGTGCAGCGCGTGAAGGAGCACCCGTTGAAGGGGGGTAAGAGCTTCGAGCTCGCGGCGAAGGGCGCCTCTCTCTGCTCCAGCTGCCACGACGGGATGGTGAAGAAAAAGTTCGTCCACGTTCCGGTGAAGGAGGGGGAGTGCCTTTCCTGCCACAACCCCCACGGCGCGGCCGAGCGCTACCTCATGGATGTGGGGGACGACAAGACCGCGCTCTGTCTGAACTGCCACGACGAGGCGCCTTTCAAGGAAAAGTGGATGCACGGTCCGGCCGCCGTCGGCTCCTGCACCGAGTGCCACGACCCGCATGACGCCGCTGAGAAGAAGCTCCTGAAAGGGAGCGTGCGCGACCTCTGCCTCAAATGCCATGCGGACTTCTCCCATACCCTCAAAGGGGCGCCGGTGACGCATCCTCCGGTGAAGGAAGGACCGTGCACCGCCTGCCACAACCCCCACGGCACCCCCGTCTCCATGTTCCTGAACGACAAGATGCCGGATCTCTGCGTCGGCTGCCACAAGGGGATCGGGAAGAAAGCGGAGGAGGCGAAGGTCCCCCACAAGCCGCTGAAGAAGGAAGGTGGCTGCAGCAACTGCCACTCCAGCCACTACTCCAACGCAAAGGGGCTTCTCGCCCAGGACGAGAAGAGCACCTGCCTCAACTGCCACGGCACCGACACCCTCGGGAAGCCGCCGCTGCGCAACATCAAGAAGGAAATCGCCGGGAAGAAGTACGTGCACGGCCCGATCCAGAAGGGGCAGTGCAAGGCGTGCCACGACCCGCACGGCTCGGACAACTTCCGCATGCTGATCGGCGGCTACCCCGAGCCTCTCTACGTCCCGTACAAGGCGGGGAGCTACGACGTGTGCCTGAAGTGCCACGAGAAGAACATGCTCTCCTACCCTGACACGACGATCTACACCAAGTTCCGCAACGGCAACCGCAACCTCCACTACGTGCACGTCTCCAACGTGCGCAAAGGGCGCACCTGCAGGGTCTGCCACGCCGCGCACGCCAGCAACGGCGAGAGGCTTCTCCACGTGGAGGGGATGACCTTCGGGGAGTGGAAGATCCCCATCAACTTCAAGATCACCCCCAACGGCGGCAGCTGCGCCCCGGGGTGCCATCGTGCCTTTGTCTACGACCGCGTCACGCCGCAGGACTACAGGAAGTAA
- a CDS encoding cytochrome c3 family protein translates to MGLHIKHIPLALLLALSLAGCDPVNRHMVLSTIFDGVPTLPEPAQLCVEYNDKRVDELRDQLAGKTVAKDAAPGEESVHRPYGEKKCDDCHDKSKDSGLVRPANELCLMCHKNFFKGAYQHGPAAVGDCLACHVPHNSPDGPLLKMSRTKVCDSCHKEPRAALALHDKVAERKMACVECHNPHDGNSPFFLK, encoded by the coding sequence ATGGGACTGCACATCAAACACATCCCCCTAGCGCTCCTCCTCGCCCTTTCCCTGGCGGGGTGCGACCCGGTGAACCGGCACATGGTGCTGTCGACGATCTTCGACGGCGTGCCGACCCTGCCGGAGCCCGCGCAGCTGTGCGTCGAGTACAACGACAAGAGGGTGGATGAGTTGCGCGACCAGCTGGCGGGAAAGACGGTGGCAAAGGACGCGGCTCCGGGGGAGGAGTCGGTGCACCGCCCGTACGGCGAGAAGAAGTGCGACGACTGCCACGACAAGAGCAAGGATTCCGGCCTCGTGCGCCCCGCGAACGAGCTTTGCCTCATGTGCCACAAGAACTTTTTCAAGGGAGCCTACCAGCACGGTCCCGCCGCGGTCGGCGACTGTCTCGCCTGTCACGTGCCGCACAACTCGCCGGACGGGCCGCTTTTAAAGATGTCGCGCACGAAGGTGTGCGATTCCTGCCACAAAGAACCGAGAGCAGCGCTCGCGCTGCACGATAAAGTTGCCGAGCGGAAAATGGCCTGCGTCGAATGCCACAATCCTCACGACGGGAACTCTCCATTCTTTCTGAAGTGA
- a CDS encoding alpha/beta fold hydrolase, whose translation MPPITPGYLCTGDGDAVVLLHSSLSSKNQWKGLIPLLAGRYRVIAVDLYGYGETPFPPDKAAFSLRDEVELVREVLERELPAGAVFHLVGHSYGGAVALSFCHYYPESVRSVCAFEPVAFHLLDLAEPQLSTVLQMAQTLERLGAQGKPELAAETFLDYWGGPGTFAAYPARLKEDFAARTPKLRLDFQAITRTAITVEDYRRLQLPVHLIVGERSRPPALFVTEVLSRTLPHCTLHKVPAGHLAPFTHPQLVNPLIAQTLR comes from the coding sequence ATGCCCCCGATCACTCCAGGATACCTCTGCACCGGCGACGGAGACGCGGTCGTTCTCCTGCACTCCTCGCTGAGCTCCAAAAACCAGTGGAAGGGGTTGATCCCCCTCCTTGCCGGGCGCTACCGGGTCATCGCGGTCGACCTCTACGGCTACGGCGAGACCCCCTTCCCGCCGGATAAGGCGGCCTTTTCCCTGCGAGACGAAGTGGAGCTCGTGCGCGAGGTACTGGAGCGGGAGCTGCCAGCCGGCGCGGTCTTTCACCTCGTTGGCCACTCCTACGGCGGCGCCGTCGCCCTCTCCTTTTGCCACTACTATCCCGAGAGCGTACGAAGCGTCTGCGCATTCGAGCCTGTGGCATTTCATCTGCTGGACCTCGCCGAGCCGCAGCTGTCGACGGTGCTGCAGATGGCGCAGACGCTGGAGCGGCTCGGGGCGCAGGGGAAGCCGGAGCTGGCCGCCGAGACCTTTCTCGATTACTGGGGGGGACCCGGCACCTTTGCTGCGTATCCGGCGCGGCTGAAGGAAGATTTCGCCGCGCGAACACCGAAGTTGCGGCTCGACTTCCAGGCTATTACCCGCACCGCCATAACGGTGGAGGATTACCGCCGGCTGCAGCTCCCGGTGCACCTGATCGTAGGGGAAAGGAGCCGTCCCCCTGCCCTCTTTGTCACCGAGGTGCTCTCCCGGACTCTCCCGCACTGCACGCTGCACAAGGTGCCCGCAGGCCACCTCGCCCCCTTCACCCACCCGCAGCTGGTAAACCCGCTCATCGCACAAACGCTGCGCTGA